A section of the Asticcacaulis sp. EMRT-3 genome encodes:
- the trmFO gene encoding methylenetetrahydrofolate--tRNA-(uracil(54)-C(5))-methyltransferase (FADH(2)-oxidizing) TrmFO, with protein sequence MSKHIPPVHIIGGGLAGSEACWQLVSAGVPVILHEMRGAMRDGAPITTKAHQTDGLAELVCSNSFRSDDWQFNAVGLLHEEMRRAHSLILRCADQHQVPAGGALAMDREHFSAAVTEALASHPLVTIVREEVTTLADKPWDNVICATGPLTSEALSQFVLEVSGEGQLSFFDAIAPIIHYDSIDMSKAWKQSRYDKEGPGGDAAAYINCPMDKGQYEAFIDALLDGPKAEFKDWEHVPYFDGCLPIEVMAERGRETLRYGPMKPVGLTNPHNPTVKAHAIIQLRQDNALGTLYNMVGFQTKLKHGAQAEVFRMIPGLENAQFARLGGLHRNTFIQSPKLLDRNLRLKAVLPEKSVRFAGQITGVEGYVESAAIGLLAGRFAAAQALGRELDAPPETTALGALINHITGGHLEGGAFQPQAFQPMNVNYGLLPPLEAPKIDEEGRKIPLKERGRAKKRLMSLRALRDLDGWLNIA encoded by the coding sequence ATGTCGAAACATATCCCCCCTGTTCATATTATCGGCGGCGGCCTTGCCGGTTCCGAAGCCTGCTGGCAACTGGTCAGCGCCGGTGTGCCCGTCATCCTGCACGAAATGCGCGGCGCCATGCGCGATGGCGCCCCGATCACCACCAAGGCCCACCAGACAGACGGACTGGCCGAACTGGTCTGCTCGAATTCGTTTCGATCCGACGACTGGCAATTTAATGCCGTCGGCCTGCTGCATGAGGAGATGCGCCGCGCCCATTCGCTGATCCTGCGCTGCGCCGATCAGCATCAGGTGCCGGCGGGCGGCGCTCTGGCCATGGACCGCGAGCATTTCAGCGCCGCCGTCACCGAAGCGCTTGCCAGCCATCCCCTCGTCACGATTGTACGCGAAGAAGTGACCACGCTGGCTGACAAACCGTGGGACAATGTGATCTGCGCCACCGGCCCGCTGACCTCGGAAGCCCTGTCGCAGTTCGTGCTGGAGGTTTCGGGCGAAGGCCAGCTCAGCTTCTTCGACGCCATCGCCCCGATCATCCATTACGACTCCATCGACATGTCGAAGGCGTGGAAGCAATCGCGTTATGATAAGGAAGGCCCCGGCGGCGATGCGGCGGCCTATATCAATTGCCCGATGGACAAGGGCCAGTACGAGGCCTTTATCGACGCCCTGCTCGACGGCCCCAAGGCCGAGTTCAAGGATTGGGAGCATGTGCCCTATTTCGACGGCTGCCTGCCGATCGAGGTGATGGCCGAACGCGGCCGCGAAACCCTGCGCTACGGCCCGATGAAGCCGGTAGGCCTGACCAATCCGCACAACCCGACCGTCAAGGCCCACGCCATCATCCAGCTTCGCCAGGACAATGCGCTCGGTACACTCTATAATATGGTCGGCTTCCAGACCAAGCTGAAACACGGCGCGCAAGCTGAGGTGTTCCGCATGATTCCGGGGCTGGAAAACGCCCAGTTCGCCCGCTTGGGCGGCCTGCATCGCAACACCTTCATCCAGTCGCCGAAACTGCTCGACCGGAATCTGAGGCTGAAGGCTGTCCTGCCGGAAAAATCCGTGCGTTTCGCCGGACAGATCACCGGCGTCGAGGGCTATGTCGAAAGCGCCGCCATCGGCCTGCTGGCCGGACGCTTCGCCGCCGCACAGGCGCTGGGCCGTGAGCTTGATGCGCCCCCCGAAACCACGGCGCTGGGCGCGCTGATCAACCACATTACCGGCGGCCATCTGGAGGGCGGGGCCTTCCAGCCCCAAGCCTTTCAGCCTATGAATGTCAATTACGGGCTTTTGCCGCCCCTCGAAGCGCCGAAAATCGACGAAGAGGGCCGCAAAATCCCGCTCAAGGAACGTGGCCGCGCCAAAAAACGCCTGATGTCGTTGCGTGCCTTGCGCGATCTCGATGGCTGGCTAAATATCGCCTGA
- a CDS encoding DUF1353 domain-containing protein encodes MRSLTYLALSALIALTACASETTTKTVYVPVVAPVAPSSLTPLPIMLFNQTKQGRKLFTLDAEFPYCDPVTGMVIVVPKWYVTDFASVPWYGQGLIDPQGPTARAAIIHDWLYTIGEPGKREVADAIFYRAMLKYGVSEFQARIAYNAVRTGGEGGYGLASDWVFIDPTRQNVRQPPPFAKPATGAVRIMPGCRGFDQLIQSGWRAYPDKPVQIAVPPPVVVTEKPLDNLISDLPWQKKSKSGR; translated from the coding sequence TTGCGTTCGCTGACCTATCTTGCCCTCTCCGCCCTGATTGCGCTGACCGCCTGCGCCAGCGAAACGACGACCAAAACCGTCTATGTACCGGTAGTAGCGCCGGTCGCACCCTCGTCGCTGACACCCCTGCCGATCATGCTGTTCAACCAGACCAAGCAGGGCCGCAAGCTGTTCACGCTCGACGCCGAATTCCCCTATTGCGACCCGGTCACCGGCATGGTGATCGTGGTGCCCAAATGGTACGTCACCGATTTCGCCTCCGTGCCGTGGTACGGCCAGGGGCTGATCGATCCGCAAGGCCCCACGGCGCGCGCCGCCATCATCCACGACTGGCTCTATACCATAGGCGAACCGGGCAAGCGCGAAGTGGCCGACGCCATATTTTACCGCGCCATGCTCAAATACGGCGTGTCCGAATTTCAGGCGCGCATCGCCTATAATGCCGTGCGCACCGGCGGTGAAGGCGGTTATGGCCTGGCCAGCGACTGGGTTTTCATCGATCCGACGCGGCAGAATGTGCGTCAGCCGCCGCCCTTCGCCAAACCGGCCACGGGGGCCGTGCGCATCATGCCCGGCTGCCGCGGCTTTGATCAGTTGATCCAGAGCGGCTGGCGCGCCTATCCCGATAAGCCGGTGCAAATCGCCGTGCCGCCGCCCGTGGTGGTGACCGAAAAGCCGCTCGATAATCTGATCAGCGATCTGCCCTGGCAGAAAAAATCTAAATCCGGCCGCTGA
- a CDS encoding squalene/phytoene synthase family protein: MASESVPANEDIVLACAFIADEEKRRQILSLYAFLETLRDIPNRVSDPLMGEIRLRWWWEAIEEIDHGRPVRYHPLTDELKSLIVTHGLAPQAFYDLIEGQMPLLDKGELMIKAALGAVDRGEAIVARLAAALLDSSAEAAPLLATSRLYGLAGLKARRGLSDAGETERAHLHREAAEAMRNLPVTLMPLALPAALGAGIWRGRPAGPLAKRARLFWAFVSGRI; encoded by the coding sequence ATGGCAAGCGAATCTGTACCGGCGAATGAGGATATTGTTCTCGCCTGCGCCTTTATTGCTGATGAGGAAAAGCGCCGTCAAATCTTAAGTTTATACGCTTTTCTTGAAACTCTGCGCGATATTCCCAACCGCGTCAGCGATCCGCTGATGGGGGAAATCCGTCTGCGCTGGTGGTGGGAAGCCATCGAGGAGATCGATCACGGCAGGCCGGTGCGCTATCACCCCCTGACCGATGAGCTGAAATCGCTCATCGTGACACATGGACTTGCGCCACAGGCTTTTTATGACCTGATCGAAGGCCAGATGCCTCTGCTCGACAAGGGCGAACTGATGATCAAGGCTGCGCTTGGCGCAGTGGATCGCGGCGAGGCGATTGTGGCGCGTCTGGCCGCCGCCCTGCTGGATTCCTCGGCCGAGGCTGCGCCTTTGCTGGCGACAAGCCGTCTCTATGGTCTGGCCGGTCTGAAGGCGCGCCGGGGTTTGAGCGATGCGGGCGAAACCGAACGGGCGCATCTGCATCGTGAGGCCGCCGAGGCCATGCGCAACCTGCCGGTGACGCTGATGCCGCTGGCCTTGCCCGCCGCCTTGGGTGCGGGTATCTGGCGCGGTCGTCCCGCCGGGCCGCTGGCCAAGCGGGCGCGGCTTTTCTGGGCTTTCGTCAGCGGCCGGATTTAG
- a CDS encoding DUF2007 domain-containing protein → MKDLIRTNNPALISFVESLLKEVGTPYFVADQAMSSAEGSIGMFPKRVLVPEAQFDAARQLLIDAGLESELRPLKNNGWD, encoded by the coding sequence ATGAAAGATCTGATCCGCACCAATAACCCGGCCCTGATTTCCTTTGTGGAATCGCTTCTGAAAGAGGTTGGCACACCTTATTTCGTGGCCGATCAGGCCATGAGCTCGGCGGAAGGCTCGATCGGCATGTTCCCCAAGCGTGTTCTGGTGCCGGAGGCGCAATTCGACGCAGCGCGGCAATTGCTGATCGACGCCGGACTGGAAAGCGAACTGCGCCCGCTCAAAAACAATGGCTGGGATTGA
- the tuf gene encoding elongation factor Tu — protein sequence MAKEKFNRNKPHCNIGTIGHVDHGKTTLTAAITITLAKTGGATAKNYADIDAAPEEKARGITINTAHVEYETANRHYAHVDCPGHADYVKNMITGAAQMDGAILVVSAADGPMPQTREHILLARQVGVPALVVFMNKVDMVDDEELLELVEMEVRELLSSYQFPGDDIPIVKGSALAAVEDRDPAIGQDRVLELMTQVDAYIPQPERPVDLPFLMPVEDVFSISGRGTVVTGRVERGIVKVGEEVEIVGIRPVQKTTCTGVEMFRKLLDQGQAGDNVGVLLRGTKREDVERGQVLCKPGSITPHTKFVAEAYILTKEEGGRHTPFFTNYRPQFYFRTTDVTGIIRLREGVEMIMPGDNAELDVELITPIAMEEKLRFAIREGGRTVGAGVVAKIVE from the coding sequence ATGGCCAAGGAAAAATTCAACCGTAATAAGCCGCACTGCAACATCGGCACGATTGGTCACGTTGACCACGGCAAGACGACTTTGACGGCGGCGATCACGATCACGCTGGCCAAGACCGGCGGCGCGACGGCAAAGAACTATGCCGACATCGACGCGGCGCCCGAAGAAAAGGCACGCGGCATCACGATCAACACGGCGCACGTCGAATATGAAACGGCGAACCGCCACTATGCCCACGTCGATTGCCCGGGCCACGCCGACTATGTGAAGAACATGATCACCGGTGCGGCGCAGATGGACGGCGCGATCCTGGTGGTTTCGGCTGCTGACGGCCCGATGCCGCAAACTAGAGAGCACATTCTGCTGGCCCGTCAGGTCGGCGTTCCGGCTCTGGTCGTGTTCATGAACAAGGTGGACATGGTCGACGACGAAGAACTGCTCGAACTGGTCGAAATGGAAGTGCGCGAACTGCTGTCTTCCTACCAGTTCCCCGGCGACGACATCCCCATCGTCAAGGGTTCGGCTCTGGCCGCCGTTGAAGACCGCGACCCGGCCATCGGTCAGGACCGCGTTCTGGAACTGATGACCCAGGTTGACGCCTATATCCCGCAGCCGGAGCGTCCGGTTGACCTGCCGTTTCTGATGCCGGTGGAAGACGTGTTCTCGATCTCGGGCCGTGGTACGGTCGTGACCGGTCGCGTTGAGCGCGGCATCGTCAAGGTCGGCGAAGAAGTCGAAATCGTCGGCATCCGTCCGGTTCAAAAGACGACCTGCACGGGCGTTGAAATGTTCCGCAAGCTGCTCGACCAGGGCCAGGCTGGCGACAATGTCGGCGTTCTGCTGCGCGGCACCAAGCGCGAAGACGTTGAGCGCGGCCAGGTTCTCTGCAAGCCCGGCTCGATCACGCCGCACACCAAGTTTGTGGCCGAAGCCTACATCCTGACCAAGGAAGAAGGCGGCCGCCATACGCCGTTCTTCACCAACTACCGGCCGCAATTCTACTTCCGCACCACCGACGTGACGGGCATCATCCGCCTGCGCGAAGGCGTGGAAATGATCATGCCGGGCGATAATGCCGAGCTGGACGTGGAACTGATCACCCCGATCGCCATGGAAGAAAAGCTGCGCTTCGCTATCCGCGAAGGCGGCCGTACCGTCGGCGCCGGTGTTGTGGCCAAGATCGTCGAATAA
- the rlmB gene encoding 23S rRNA (guanosine(2251)-2'-O)-methyltransferase RlmB yields the protein MSSFRERNDPKRHSGKNRAQNFAEPAKPVSGKPRSDDKNAKKLQHNHKHKTNDEGWIWGVHAVLAALKNPRRQGPIRLFLSEDRSQTLAPELLKRADMRLTTLPGAEIARLLPQGAVHQGMALHAPVPEGDSLDSLMEAPAVNGVRVLLMLDQVTDPQNIGAIFRSAAAFGVSGLIMQDRHAPPLQGVLAKTAAGAIDAVPFARVTNLSRALESLNEAGYISIGLAGEGESNLHDLLFAQNWREGFDKLVLVLGSEGDGIRRLVAEHCDHLARIPMPGGFESLNVSHAASIALYEACARIAAPD from the coding sequence GTGTCCTCTTTTCGTGAACGCAACGACCCGAAGCGGCATTCCGGCAAAAACCGCGCACAAAATTTCGCCGAGCCGGCAAAACCAGTGTCCGGCAAGCCGCGCTCAGATGACAAGAACGCCAAAAAACTACAGCATAATCATAAACATAAAACGAATGACGAAGGCTGGATATGGGGTGTTCACGCCGTCTTGGCCGCACTGAAAAATCCCCGTCGTCAGGGGCCGATCCGGCTGTTTTTGAGCGAAGATCGCAGCCAGACCCTCGCGCCCGAGTTGCTGAAACGCGCTGACATGCGCCTGACCACCCTGCCGGGTGCGGAGATTGCCCGCCTTTTGCCGCAGGGCGCGGTGCATCAGGGCATGGCCCTGCACGCCCCAGTGCCGGAGGGTGATTCGCTCGACAGCCTGATGGAAGCCCCCGCCGTGAACGGTGTTCGCGTGTTGCTGATGCTCGATCAGGTGACCGATCCGCAGAATATCGGGGCGATTTTCCGCTCGGCGGCCGCCTTTGGCGTTAGCGGCCTGATCATGCAGGATCGCCATGCCCCGCCCCTGCAAGGCGTGCTGGCCAAGACGGCGGCGGGGGCCATCGATGCCGTGCCGTTCGCGCGTGTCACCAATCTGTCGCGCGCCCTCGAATCGCTCAATGAAGCGGGCTACATCAGCATCGGTCTGGCTGGCGAAGGGGAATCGAACCTGCACGATCTGCTTTTTGCGCAAAACTGGCGCGAGGGCTTCGACAAGCTGGTTCTGGTGCTGGGCTCGGAAGGCGATGGCATCCGAAGGCTTGTCGCCGAGCATTGCGATCATCTGGCGCGCATCCCCATGCCGGGCGGTTTTGAGAGCCTCAATGTCAGCCACGCCGCCTCAATCGCGCTTTACGAAGCCTGCGCGCGCATCGCTGCCCCCGATTAA